Proteins encoded in a region of the Scomber scombrus chromosome 16, fScoSco1.1, whole genome shotgun sequence genome:
- the gatad1 gene encoding GATA zinc finger domain-containing protein 1 isoform X1, translated as MPLGLKPSCAVCKTNSSSMWKKGNLGEILCNNCTGKSSSGGASGPSMSSNTQPSNGGGKQSKQEIHRRSARLRSTKYKAPASEKKVSTKGKGRRHIFKLKNPIKAPESVATIITSESLFYKGVYYQTGDVIKVTDEDDGKPYYAQIRGFVQDQYCEKSAALTWLIPTQASPKDLFDPGTYIVGPEEDLPRKMEYLEFVCHAPSEYFKSRSSPFPTIPIRPEKGYIWTHIGPTPAHTVKESSSGGS; from the exons ATGCCGCTGGGGCTGAAACCGAGCTGCGCTGTCTGTAAGACGAATTCTTCATCGATGTGGAAGAAAGGAAACCTGGGAGAAATCCTCTGCAACAACTGCACAGGGAAGAGCAGCAGCGGTGGAGCATCAGGACCCTCCATGTCCTCCAATACCCAGCCCAGCAATGGCGGGGGCAAGCAG tccAAGCAGGAGATCCACAGACGGTCTGCACGTCTCAGAAGCACCAAATACAAAGCTCCTGCATCTGAGAAGAAGGTGTCAACAAAAGGAAAGGGGAGACGACACATTTTCAAACTCAAGAAT CCAATCAAAGCACCAGAATCTGTAGCAACAATCATCACTTCAGAATCTCTGTTTTATAAG GGTGTTTACTACCAGACAGGAGATGTGATCAAGGTAACAGATGAAGATGACGGTAAGCCATACTACGCTCAGATTCGAGGCTTCGTACAGGACCAGTACTGTGAAAAGAGCGCCGCACTGACCTGGCTCATCCCCACCCAGGCCAGTCCAAAGGACCTGTTTGATCCTGGGACATATATCGTTG gtCCAGAGGAGGATCTGCCCAGAAAGATGGAGTACCTGGAGTTTGTGTGTCACGCCCCCTCTGAATATTTCAAGTCACGGAGCTCGCCGTTCCCCACCATTCCCATCAGACCAGAAAAAGGCTACATCTGGACCCACATAGGACCCACACCAGCTCACACAGTCAAAGAGTCTTCCAGTGGTGGAAGTTAA
- the gatad1 gene encoding GATA zinc finger domain-containing protein 1 isoform X2 — protein sequence MPLGLKPSCAVCKTNSSSMWKKGNLGEILCNNCTGKSSSGGASGPSMSSNTQPSNGGGKQSKQEIHRRSARLRSTKYKAPASEKKVSTKGKGRRHIFKLKNGVYYQTGDVIKVTDEDDGKPYYAQIRGFVQDQYCEKSAALTWLIPTQASPKDLFDPGTYIVGPEEDLPRKMEYLEFVCHAPSEYFKSRSSPFPTIPIRPEKGYIWTHIGPTPAHTVKESSSGGS from the exons ATGCCGCTGGGGCTGAAACCGAGCTGCGCTGTCTGTAAGACGAATTCTTCATCGATGTGGAAGAAAGGAAACCTGGGAGAAATCCTCTGCAACAACTGCACAGGGAAGAGCAGCAGCGGTGGAGCATCAGGACCCTCCATGTCCTCCAATACCCAGCCCAGCAATGGCGGGGGCAAGCAG tccAAGCAGGAGATCCACAGACGGTCTGCACGTCTCAGAAGCACCAAATACAAAGCTCCTGCATCTGAGAAGAAGGTGTCAACAAAAGGAAAGGGGAGACGACACATTTTCAAACTCAAGAAT GGTGTTTACTACCAGACAGGAGATGTGATCAAGGTAACAGATGAAGATGACGGTAAGCCATACTACGCTCAGATTCGAGGCTTCGTACAGGACCAGTACTGTGAAAAGAGCGCCGCACTGACCTGGCTCATCCCCACCCAGGCCAGTCCAAAGGACCTGTTTGATCCTGGGACATATATCGTTG gtCCAGAGGAGGATCTGCCCAGAAAGATGGAGTACCTGGAGTTTGTGTGTCACGCCCCCTCTGAATATTTCAAGTCACGGAGCTCGCCGTTCCCCACCATTCCCATCAGACCAGAAAAAGGCTACATCTGGACCCACATAGGACCCACACCAGCTCACACAGTCAAAGAGTCTTCCAGTGGTGGAAGTTAA